A window from Shimia isoporae encodes these proteins:
- a CDS encoding 50S ribosomal protein L21 — MFAVLKTGGKQYKVQAGDILRVEKLAADAGEKIQFNDVLMVGGDKTVVGAPFVEGAAVQADVIDQIKGEKLIKFVKRRRKHSSKRTVGHRQKLTLVRITDILASGAEKSGVKAAIGSGSVSAPAEAAPAKPAKKAAKAAEAPAAATASDDLTAITGVGPAAAKKLADAGITSFAALAAVDVESFDAVKVKPEWVAQAAELAK, encoded by the coding sequence ATGTTCGCAGTCCTCAAGACCGGCGGCAAACAGTATAAAGTACAGGCAGGTGACATCCTGCGTGTCGAGAAACTGGCTGCAGACGCTGGCGAAAAAATCCAATTCAACGATGTGCTGATGGTTGGCGGTGACAAGACCGTTGTTGGCGCACCTTTCGTTGAAGGCGCTGCCGTGCAGGCCGACGTGATCGACCAGATCAAAGGCGAAAAGCTCATCAAGTTCGTGAAGCGTCGTCGTAAGCACAGCTCCAAGCGCACCGTGGGCCACCGTCAGAAACTGACTTTGGTTCGCATCACCGACATTCTGGCGTCCGGTGCTGAAAAGTCCGGCGTTAAAGCGGCCATCGGTTCTGGTTCCGTTTCTGCACCTGCGGAAGCAGCTCCAGCGAAGCCAGCTAAAAAAGCGGCCAAGGCAGCCGAAGCGCCTGCAGCTGCAACAGCGTCTGATGACCTTACCGCTATCACTGGCGTGGGTCCGGCGGCAGCCAAGAAACTGGCTGATGCTGGCATCACCTCTTTTGCGGCGCTGGCAGCAGTTGACGTAGAGAGCTTTGACGCGGTTAAAGTGAAGCCTGAGTGGGTTGCGCAAGCAGCCGAGCTGGCGAAGTAA
- the proB gene encoding glutamate 5-kinase, whose translation MATLTDAKRVVIKIGSALLVDRDRSALRGEWLRGLAEDVAMLKARGTDVILVSSGSIALGRGALGLPATELSLDQSQAAAAVGQIRLARAYEEALAPHGITTAQVLVTLEDSANRRRYLNSRATLEQLISLGVVPIVNENDTVATDEIRYGDNDRLAAQIALTTGADRLVLLSDVDGFYSSNPMENPSAQRFDIIDEITAEIEDMAGEGVSGLSKGGMITKLMAAKTATAGGCAMAITEGSVSRPISALENGANATWFTAQGTPHLARKRWIGSMKPQGTLVVDAGAARALGQGKSLLPAGVTNVTGDFERGDPVIISDADGHKLGQGLTAYKASDADKIKGHHSRDIEPLLGYPGRAALIHRDDMAL comes from the coding sequence TTGGCAACCCTGACCGACGCTAAACGGGTAGTGATCAAAATCGGGTCTGCCTTGCTGGTGGATCGCGACAGGAGTGCGTTGCGCGGCGAATGGCTGCGAGGACTGGCGGAAGACGTGGCCATGCTGAAGGCCAGAGGCACAGATGTGATCCTCGTTTCTTCCGGTTCCATTGCCTTGGGACGCGGGGCTCTCGGGCTTCCTGCAACGGAGCTCTCTCTGGATCAGTCACAGGCTGCCGCTGCGGTGGGGCAAATCCGGTTGGCACGGGCCTACGAAGAGGCATTGGCGCCGCATGGGATAACCACGGCCCAAGTTCTCGTAACGCTGGAAGACAGTGCTAACCGGCGCCGGTATCTGAACTCGCGGGCGACGTTGGAACAGTTGATTTCACTGGGTGTTGTGCCGATCGTGAACGAAAATGATACCGTTGCTACGGACGAAATTCGTTATGGCGACAACGATCGTTTGGCGGCGCAGATCGCGTTGACAACAGGTGCTGACCGGTTGGTATTGTTGTCTGATGTCGACGGTTTCTATTCTTCCAACCCGATGGAAAACCCGAGCGCGCAGCGTTTCGACATTATTGATGAGATTACCGCCGAAATCGAAGATATGGCTGGCGAGGGTGTATCTGGCCTGTCTAAGGGCGGCATGATCACCAAACTGATGGCGGCAAAAACCGCAACTGCCGGAGGCTGCGCTATGGCCATTACAGAAGGGTCGGTTAGCCGCCCTATCTCGGCGTTGGAAAATGGTGCAAATGCCACATGGTTCACGGCACAGGGCACACCGCATTTGGCGCGTAAACGTTGGATCGGATCAATGAAGCCGCAAGGCACTCTGGTGGTAGACGCCGGCGCCGCGCGCGCATTGGGGCAGGGCAAAAGCCTCTTGCCTGCGGGCGTGACGAATGTGACTGGTGATTTCGAGCGCGGCGACCCGGTGATCATTTCCGATGCTGACGGTCACAAGCTCGGGCAGGGGCTGACTGCCTACAAGGCCAGCGATGCGGACAAAATCAAGGGACATCACAGCCGAGACATAGAACCCCTGCTGGGGTATCCGGGACGTGCCGCGTTGATCCACAGGGATGACATGGCACTTTGA
- a CDS encoding DUF5692 family protein, with protein MGILYEPISLQTWGILAAVLLGLMAFSELGRTSKWGGLFLFLALPIGLTALVWPTTAALGNEHGTGTWFVWVKTYSALAGCLWFMAIRYIPYLQDKKWALALPAIILAVNILEACIRDFEVYSFGLWEGGYVDHLWMMSGPWNIMNGIAGLLNIVAISGWLGIYVTRDVNKDMIWPDQIWAWILAYDLWNFAYVYNCIADHSIYAGAVLLLACTIPAFLIKKGAWLQYRAHTLGLWTMFVMTFPMFADKIAPVQTTHDPRAFFWVSFVALMANIALVAWHGYRIVKYKRNPLRDEIYAGTKEHAETSADRQHPVLA; from the coding sequence ATGGGTATTCTATACGAACCGATCTCTCTCCAAACATGGGGGATACTGGCAGCCGTCCTCCTCGGCCTTATGGCCTTCAGCGAACTGGGGCGAACCTCTAAATGGGGTGGCCTTTTTCTTTTCCTCGCACTGCCTATAGGTCTGACGGCACTTGTTTGGCCTACCACCGCCGCGCTGGGCAATGAACACGGAACCGGAACGTGGTTTGTCTGGGTCAAAACCTACTCCGCACTGGCGGGGTGCCTCTGGTTCATGGCGATCCGCTACATACCCTACCTGCAGGACAAAAAGTGGGCTCTCGCCCTACCCGCCATCATTCTCGCCGTGAATATTCTAGAGGCCTGCATCCGAGATTTCGAGGTTTACTCGTTCGGTCTTTGGGAAGGTGGATATGTCGATCACCTTTGGATGATGTCCGGTCCCTGGAACATCATGAACGGCATCGCCGGCCTTCTGAACATCGTTGCGATCTCTGGCTGGCTTGGAATTTACGTCACCCGGGACGTAAACAAGGACATGATCTGGCCGGATCAGATTTGGGCCTGGATTCTCGCCTATGATCTCTGGAATTTTGCTTATGTATACAACTGCATCGCAGACCATTCGATCTATGCAGGGGCCGTCCTTCTTCTGGCCTGCACAATCCCTGCTTTCCTGATCAAGAAGGGCGCTTGGCTACAGTACCGCGCCCACACTCTTGGCCTATGGACCATGTTCGTCATGACCTTCCCGATGTTCGCAGACAAGATTGCGCCGGTGCAGACAACACACGATCCCCGCGCCTTCTTCTGGGTCAGCTTCGTCGCGCTGATGGCCAACATCGCTCTGGTCGCGTGGCACGGCTATCGGATCGTCAAATACAAACGCAATCCGCTTCGCGATGAAATCTATGCAGGCACCAAGGAACATGCCGAAACGTCGGCAGACCGCCAGCATCCTGTTTTGGCCTGA
- a CDS encoding GNAT family N-acetyltransferase, with protein MKLDTIVNQPVIEAERFVLRPLRRSDQGLIDMYAGLEEVARMTASIPHPLPPGATEAFILRSQADDRLEDVWAIDGSQDGQPEVMGLIGLTRVDQGQVEIGYWVGPGFWNTGLASEAVRALISANPLDSKTIFASVFQDNPASARVLTNCGFQYLGDAEDFSVSRDANVPTWTYSLKLD; from the coding sequence ATGAAGCTTGATACCATCGTCAATCAGCCGGTGATCGAAGCGGAACGGTTTGTTCTGCGCCCGCTGCGGCGATCCGATCAGGGCTTGATCGATATGTACGCTGGTCTGGAGGAGGTCGCGCGCATGACTGCGTCGATCCCACATCCTCTGCCGCCTGGTGCGACCGAGGCTTTTATCCTGCGTTCCCAAGCGGACGATCGCCTCGAGGATGTCTGGGCAATTGACGGCAGTCAGGATGGCCAACCTGAAGTTATGGGGTTGATTGGGCTGACACGTGTGGATCAGGGGCAAGTCGAGATAGGCTATTGGGTCGGTCCCGGTTTCTGGAACACTGGGCTGGCTTCGGAGGCTGTTCGCGCACTCATTTCCGCGAACCCGCTGGACAGCAAAACCATTTTTGCCAGTGTTTTTCAGGACAATCCGGCTTCTGCACGTGTCCTGACGAATTGTGGATTCCAGTATCTGGGAGATGCAGAGGATTTCTCCGTGTCGCGTGATGCAAACGTACCGACATGGACCTATTCGCTGAAACTGGATTGA
- a CDS encoding DUF3553 domain-containing protein, with protein sequence MDDLNAFLEPGALVTHPEQPDWGVGQVQSNIGGKITVNFRETGKVVIDGRRVMLVWVDAE encoded by the coding sequence ATGGACGACCTGAACGCCTTTCTTGAGCCCGGTGCGCTTGTAACCCATCCCGAACAACCTGATTGGGGTGTGGGGCAGGTGCAATCCAATATCGGTGGGAAAATCACCGTGAATTTTCGCGAGACCGGCAAAGTCGTTATCGATGGACGCCGCGTAATGCTTGTTTGGGTTGATGCAGAGTAA
- the obgE gene encoding GTPase ObgE, with amino-acid sequence MKFLDLAKVYIRSGGGGSGCVSFRREKYIEYGGPDGGDGGNGGSVYAEAVEGLNTLIDFRYQQHFFAKSGQQGMGNQRTGKTGEDIVLRVPVGTEILDEDQETVVADLTEVGQRVLLAKGGNGGWGNLHFKSATNQAPRRANPGQAGIERTIWLRLKLIADVGLLGLPNAGKSTFLAATSNARPKIADYPFTTLHPNLGVVGVDGVEFVVADIPGLIEGASEGRGLGDLFLGHVERCAVLLHLVDGSSGTLLEDYRTIVQEIGNYADVLAEKPRVTVLNKIDTLDDEERAFLKEELEAVAGGPVMLMSGISHEGTTEVLRALRAEIDDDRVRQKIAEGGDEDEAPWQP; translated from the coding sequence ATGAAATTCCTCGACCTTGCCAAAGTATACATCCGCTCAGGCGGTGGCGGGTCGGGCTGTGTCTCGTTCCGGCGTGAGAAGTATATCGAATACGGTGGGCCGGATGGCGGCGACGGTGGTAACGGCGGATCGGTTTATGCCGAAGCGGTTGAGGGTCTCAACACGCTGATAGACTTTCGCTACCAGCAGCACTTTTTTGCTAAGTCCGGCCAGCAGGGCATGGGCAACCAGCGGACAGGCAAGACGGGCGAGGACATTGTTCTTCGTGTGCCCGTCGGGACTGAAATTCTGGACGAGGATCAGGAAACGGTTGTGGCCGACCTGACCGAAGTCGGACAGCGTGTTTTGCTTGCCAAAGGCGGCAATGGAGGCTGGGGCAACCTACACTTCAAGTCGGCTACCAACCAGGCACCCCGGCGGGCAAATCCGGGTCAAGCGGGGATTGAGCGCACGATCTGGCTGCGCCTGAAACTGATCGCGGACGTTGGGCTTCTTGGCTTGCCAAACGCCGGTAAGTCGACGTTTCTTGCCGCAACTTCAAACGCGCGCCCCAAAATCGCTGACTATCCCTTTACAACATTGCACCCCAACCTTGGTGTTGTTGGCGTGGATGGTGTCGAATTTGTTGTCGCCGACATTCCTGGCTTGATCGAAGGCGCCTCGGAGGGCAGGGGGCTCGGGGACCTTTTCCTTGGCCACGTGGAGCGTTGTGCAGTCCTGTTACATCTGGTGGATGGATCTTCCGGCACTTTGCTTGAAGACTACAGAACGATTGTTCAGGAGATCGGAAACTACGCCGACGTATTGGCTGAGAAGCCCAGAGTTACGGTTCTCAACAAGATCGACACTCTGGATGATGAAGAGCGAGCGTTCCTCAAGGAAGAACTCGAGGCTGTAGCTGGCGGGCCAGTGATGTTGATGTCAGGCATCAGCCATGAAGGCACCACCGAGGTTCTGCGAGCTTTACGCGCGGAGATCGATGATGATCGTGTCCGCCAGAAGATTGCCGAAGGTGGCGACGAGGACGAAGCGCCTTGGCAACCCTGA
- a CDS encoding glutamate-5-semialdehyde dehydrogenase has protein sequence MKDIADIPALMTELGQNAKAAAAELAFAPAPAKRKALEAAADSVWERRAEIIEANKKDLDFGRDKGLSDAMMDRLMLDEDRIQGIVGGLRAVAAQDDPVGEVLAEWDRPTGLTIKRVRTPLGVVGVIYESRPNVTADAGALCLKSGNAVILRGGSESFHSSGAIHACLVEGLRMAGLPETAIQLVPTRDRAAVQELLTMVDTVDVIVPRGGKGLVGLVQREARVPVFAHLEGIVHIYLDKFADPKKAMDVILNAKTRRTGICGAAECLLIHEDLVDGLGKDVIAMLLDAGVRVHADATLQAISGTTAATEDDWGKEYLDMDIAAKVVSDVDGAIAHINAYSSNHTDCVITEDAAVAGRFFERLDSAILMHNASTQFADGGEFGMGAEIGIATGKMHARGPVGAAQLTSFKYLVVGDGTTRA, from the coding sequence ATGAAAGACATCGCAGATATCCCCGCCCTGATGACCGAGCTTGGCCAGAATGCCAAAGCCGCAGCTGCGGAATTGGCCTTTGCACCAGCTCCAGCAAAGCGAAAGGCGCTGGAGGCGGCAGCGGACAGCGTTTGGGAGCGGCGCGCAGAAATCATCGAGGCCAACAAGAAGGACCTTGATTTCGGGCGGGATAAGGGTCTCTCGGATGCGATGATGGACCGGCTCATGCTGGACGAAGACCGCATTCAGGGGATCGTCGGTGGTTTGCGCGCTGTGGCGGCGCAAGACGATCCGGTCGGCGAAGTGTTGGCAGAGTGGGATCGCCCAACGGGCCTGACAATCAAGCGGGTCAGAACGCCTCTTGGTGTCGTTGGTGTGATTTATGAAAGCCGCCCGAATGTGACGGCAGATGCCGGTGCGCTTTGCCTTAAGTCAGGTAACGCAGTGATCCTGCGCGGTGGATCGGAGAGCTTTCACAGTTCCGGTGCGATCCACGCCTGTTTGGTCGAAGGGTTGAGGATGGCTGGTCTGCCAGAAACGGCCATTCAATTGGTACCTACCCGTGATCGCGCGGCGGTTCAGGAATTGCTCACCATGGTGGATACTGTGGACGTAATCGTGCCGCGCGGGGGTAAAGGTCTTGTTGGGCTGGTACAGCGGGAAGCCCGTGTTCCCGTCTTTGCCCACTTGGAAGGCATTGTGCATATCTATCTCGACAAGTTTGCGGACCCCAAGAAGGCAATGGATGTAATCCTCAACGCCAAGACACGGCGCACGGGAATTTGCGGTGCCGCTGAATGTCTGTTGATCCATGAAGACCTCGTAGATGGTCTGGGCAAGGACGTCATTGCAATGCTTTTGGATGCCGGTGTCCGCGTTCACGCTGATGCTACCCTCCAAGCGATTTCCGGGACCACCGCGGCAACAGAAGACGATTGGGGCAAGGAATACCTGGATATGGATATTGCGGCCAAAGTTGTTAGTGATGTGGACGGAGCCATCGCACACATCAATGCCTACAGTTCGAACCACACTGATTGTGTAATCACTGAGGATGCAGCTGTGGCCGGGCGGTTCTTTGAACGTCTGGACAGCGCGATCCTTATGCACAATGCGTCCACGCAGTTTGCGGATGGGGGCGAGTTTGGAATGGGCGCGGAAATCGGAATTGCGACCGGTAAGATGCACGCACGCGGCCCGGTGGGGGCCGCGCAGCTCACCAGCTTCAAATACCTGGTTGTGGGGGACGGGACGACCCGCGCCTGA
- the rpmA gene encoding 50S ribosomal protein L27 yields MAHKKAGGSSRNGRDSAGRRLGVKKYGGESVIAGNIIMRQRGTKMWPGEGVGMGKDHTIFATVDGNVKFHKGLKGRTFISVLPVAEAAE; encoded by the coding sequence ATGGCACATAAAAAAGCTGGTGGTAGTTCCCGTAACGGTCGCGACTCCGCAGGTCGTCGCCTAGGCGTGAAGAAATACGGTGGCGAAAGCGTTATCGCAGGCAACATCATCATGCGTCAGCGTGGCACCAAGATGTGGCCGGGCGAAGGCGTTGGCATGGGCAAAGATCACACCATCTTTGCAACCGTCGACGGCAACGTGAAATTCCACAAAGGCCTGAAAGGCCGCACCTTTATTTCGGTTCTCCCAGTGGCGGAGGCCGCTGAATAA
- a CDS encoding histidine phosphotransferase family protein → MTHKPDLAALVGSRICHDLISPVGAISNGMELIELSGAASAPELSLISESVQNANAKIRFFRVAFGQASANQQVGEQEILTILDNVAIGARMMVDWTVQGHVERAELRMAFLAILCFESALPFGGVVSVQHENGKWQLIGESEKLRVDETLWSALESGNPPEDLAPNKVQFGLLPHAAAQLGRKVSTSQTETRLELSF, encoded by the coding sequence ATGACACATAAACCGGATCTGGCCGCTTTGGTAGGTTCCCGCATTTGCCACGATCTGATCAGCCCAGTCGGTGCCATCTCCAATGGCATGGAACTGATTGAGTTGTCAGGAGCAGCAAGCGCCCCAGAGCTGAGCCTGATCAGCGAGAGTGTGCAAAACGCCAACGCGAAAATCCGTTTCTTTCGGGTAGCTTTTGGGCAGGCGTCGGCGAACCAACAAGTGGGAGAGCAAGAAATCCTCACCATCCTGGACAACGTCGCGATTGGTGCCCGAATGATGGTGGACTGGACTGTTCAGGGTCATGTCGAAAGAGCCGAACTGCGGATGGCTTTCCTTGCAATACTCTGCTTTGAAAGCGCCCTGCCCTTTGGCGGAGTCGTCAGCGTTCAGCATGAAAACGGCAAATGGCAATTGATCGGCGAAAGCGAAAAGCTGCGCGTTGATGAAACGCTGTGGTCAGCCCTCGAAAGCGGAAATCCACCGGAAGATCTGGCGCCAAACAAGGTGCAGTTTGGGCTCTTGCCACATGCGGCCGCCCAATTGGGTCGCAAAGTCAGCACCAGCCAGACCGAAACCCGGCTGGAACTATCCTTCTAA
- a CDS encoding DUF2059 domain-containing protein, with amino-acid sequence MSSFTRADMAPFHRQSPIFQLLRGLSFAVIALVLLSAVQTRAADRDKVAAFLQVTGFDVAIDSIALSAGSAPLMLGLEEDAFGLEWKLLAEKVFDIELMQERATDILEATLSDEVLAHGAAFYASDLGQRLVEVENASHLADDEEKAAEGERLLEVGGEEAEERIALFKRMNHAIDPKDIGMQAVTEIQVRFILAATYAGVVELRTDEDGLRATLRENAEEFAEEREMNSLRNAAYTYQSFSLDELTAYTEALEDPMMMQLYELMNAVHFEVMSNRFEALAIAMGQIQPQQEL; translated from the coding sequence ATGTCTAGTTTCACGCGTGCCGATATGGCCCCGTTTCACCGCCAAAGTCCTATCTTCCAGCTTTTGCGTGGCCTGAGTTTCGCAGTCATTGCGCTTGTTTTGTTGAGTGCAGTTCAGACGCGGGCGGCGGACCGCGACAAGGTCGCCGCTTTTTTGCAGGTCACCGGGTTTGACGTCGCCATCGACTCGATTGCCCTGTCAGCTGGTTCTGCGCCGTTGATGCTCGGGCTTGAAGAAGATGCATTTGGTCTTGAGTGGAAACTTCTGGCAGAAAAGGTGTTTGACATCGAATTGATGCAAGAGCGTGCAACGGACATCCTTGAGGCCACTCTGAGCGATGAAGTGTTGGCACATGGCGCTGCCTTCTATGCGTCCGATCTCGGACAGCGCCTCGTCGAGGTTGAAAACGCCTCGCATCTCGCTGACGACGAAGAGAAAGCCGCCGAGGGCGAAAGGTTGCTTGAAGTGGGCGGCGAAGAAGCCGAGGAGCGGATTGCACTGTTTAAGCGAATGAACCATGCGATCGATCCGAAGGACATCGGTATGCAGGCGGTGACCGAAATTCAGGTACGCTTCATCCTTGCGGCTACTTATGCTGGCGTAGTCGAACTTCGGACGGATGAGGACGGTTTGCGCGCTACGTTGCGGGAAAATGCGGAAGAATTTGCCGAGGAGCGAGAGATGAATTCGCTGCGCAATGCAGCGTATACATACCAATCGTTTTCACTGGATGAATTGACTGCGTACACCGAAGCATTGGAAGACCCTATGATGATGCAGCTTTATGAGTTGATGAACGCAGTGCATTTCGAGGTCATGTCGAACCGGTTCGAGGCATTGGCCATCGCAATGGGCCAAATCCAACCGCAACAAGAGCTTTGA
- a CDS encoding LysE family translocator: protein MTVAIAQFAVFAASQVGTPGPANMALLATGARFGFRAALPFVAGVALGKQLIIWPIGFGLMGLAETMPWLFVALKWISAAYICWLAWKVANLRLSPQSGVSEHPPGFIAGLWVHPLNPKAWAMIVTGFTSFVKPDTPALQATATIAICLLVTQAVFHPIWTYGGDRIAQLVAGKPAERYLMLTLAALTVGSVLVVLF from the coding sequence ATGACTGTCGCCATTGCTCAATTTGCTGTTTTTGCCGCGAGCCAGGTGGGCACACCCGGACCCGCGAATATGGCATTGCTAGCAACCGGAGCCCGTTTCGGCTTTCGGGCGGCACTGCCGTTTGTTGCCGGTGTTGCGCTTGGCAAGCAATTGATCATCTGGCCAATAGGGTTTGGCTTGATGGGGTTGGCGGAAACCATGCCCTGGCTGTTTGTCGCGCTAAAATGGATAAGCGCTGCGTACATCTGTTGGTTGGCATGGAAAGTGGCAAACCTGCGATTGTCTCCGCAAAGCGGTGTTTCCGAACACCCCCCCGGTTTCATAGCGGGCTTGTGGGTTCACCCGCTCAACCCGAAGGCCTGGGCGATGATTGTCACGGGATTTACCAGTTTCGTGAAACCCGACACACCGGCGTTGCAAGCCACGGCTACAATCGCCATCTGCCTGTTAGTGACACAGGCCGTATTTCACCCGATCTGGACATATGGGGGAGACCGGATCGCACAGCTTGTCGCGGGAAAACCCGCAGAGCGATATTTGATGTTGACCTTGGCCGCTTTGACAGTGGGCTCGGTTCTCGTCGTTCTTTTCTGA
- a CDS encoding GNAT family N-acetyltransferase: MTAQTPDFEVRLARDTDDLRAAQRLRYRVFVEELGGGGVMVDHDARLEQDRFDPFFDHMILIDRTLDCDEIDRVVGVYRLLRQDMAERVGQFYSEDEYDLGKLKASGRKLLELGRSCLLPDYRGGVAMFHLWNALAGYVAEHEIEILFGVASFHGTDVEALAQPLSLLHHRHLAPEDIRLTTQPAHFQRMDLVAEDKIDRRTAMLQVPALIKAYLRLGGFVGEGAFVDHAFNTTDVSLILDTARMNEKNRALYTKERNA, from the coding sequence ATGACCGCACAAACCCCTGATTTTGAAGTAAGGCTTGCCCGTGACACGGATGATCTCCGGGCGGCGCAGCGATTGCGGTATAGAGTTTTCGTTGAAGAACTTGGCGGTGGTGGTGTGATGGTCGACCATGATGCGCGCCTAGAACAGGATCGTTTTGATCCGTTTTTTGACCATATGATCCTGATCGACCGAACTCTTGATTGCGATGAAATCGATCGCGTGGTTGGGGTATATCGCCTTTTGCGTCAGGACATGGCGGAACGAGTTGGACAGTTCTACTCGGAAGACGAATACGACCTAGGCAAACTCAAAGCGTCAGGGCGCAAGCTGTTGGAGTTGGGCCGATCGTGCCTCTTGCCAGACTACCGCGGCGGAGTTGCAATGTTTCATTTGTGGAACGCCCTTGCAGGCTACGTTGCCGAGCATGAGATAGAGATCCTTTTTGGTGTTGCGAGTTTTCATGGCACCGATGTCGAGGCCTTGGCACAACCACTCTCATTGTTGCACCACAGGCATCTGGCTCCGGAAGACATTCGCCTCACAACCCAACCCGCGCATTTTCAGCGCATGGACCTGGTTGCCGAAGATAAAATCGACAGACGGACCGCTATGTTGCAGGTGCCGGCACTGATCAAGGCGTACCTCCGTCTTGGCGGATTTGTTGGTGAGGGGGCATTTGTAGATCATGCGTTCAATACAACGGACGTGTCGCTGATCCTTGACACTGCGCGCATGAACGAAAAGAACCGTGCGCTCTATACAAAGGAGCGTAACGCGTGA
- a CDS encoding N-acetylneuraminate synthase family protein, translated as MKIANREIGPDHPPLVIAEIGINHGGDLAVAKEMVRLAALSGCEMVKHQTHFVEDEMTDEAKEIFPPNADVSIWEVMEQCALSAEDELELMRYTQDLGMIFISTPFSRKAADFLADAGVPAFKIGSGEADNLPLIRHIASFGKPVIMSTGMQTIETMRRSVAILEEAGVDYALLECTNLYPSPPEIVSLRGVTDLKEAFPNAMVGFSDHSIGPEMALASVALGATILERHYTDTRYRQGPDIINSMDPSELRFLIERSREIWIAANNPKQRTEAEEPVYAFARASVVADKDLPAGHVITEQDIWARRPGSGEIPGYEFDNVVGKTLNKAVTRNTQLKWQDLE; from the coding sequence ATGAAAATTGCCAACCGCGAGATCGGCCCCGACCACCCGCCGCTTGTGATCGCCGAAATCGGCATCAACCATGGCGGGGACCTTGCTGTAGCAAAAGAAATGGTGCGCCTCGCCGCGCTGTCGGGCTGTGAAATGGTCAAACACCAGACGCACTTTGTCGAAGACGAGATGACAGACGAAGCCAAGGAGATCTTTCCTCCCAACGCCGACGTGTCAATCTGGGAAGTGATGGAGCAGTGCGCCCTCTCCGCAGAGGACGAGCTCGAGCTCATGCGGTACACGCAAGACCTTGGAATGATTTTCATCTCCACGCCGTTTTCCCGCAAAGCCGCGGACTTTCTTGCGGATGCCGGCGTTCCCGCTTTCAAGATCGGATCCGGGGAAGCAGACAACCTGCCGCTCATCCGTCATATTGCCTCCTTTGGAAAACCGGTGATCATGTCCACCGGGATGCAAACGATCGAAACCATGCGCCGATCTGTTGCCATACTCGAAGAGGCCGGTGTGGATTATGCCTTGCTGGAATGCACGAACCTCTACCCATCTCCGCCAGAGATCGTGTCTCTACGGGGCGTGACGGACCTCAAAGAAGCTTTCCCCAATGCGATGGTCGGTTTTTCCGACCACTCAATTGGGCCAGAGATGGCATTGGCGTCGGTTGCGCTGGGCGCGACCATTCTGGAGCGTCACTACACCGACACCCGCTACCGCCAGGGCCCTGACATCATCAACTCCATGGACCCGTCTGAACTGAGGTTCCTGATCGAACGGAGCCGCGAGATCTGGATCGCCGCAAACAACCCGAAACAACGCACCGAGGCTGAAGAACCCGTCTATGCCTTCGCTCGCGCGTCCGTTGTGGCCGACAAAGACCTGCCAGCAGGACACGTGATTACCGAGCAGGACATCTGGGCGCGCCGTCCCGGTTCGGGCGAAATCCCTGGCTACGAATTTGACAATGTCGTCGGCAAGACTCTGAACAAAGCTGTAACGCGCAACACACAACTCAAATGGCAAGATCTGGAATAA